In Streptomyces capitiformicae, one genomic interval encodes:
- a CDS encoding transposase: MARRLDKTQRHRLTKACPEMTGLARLTGEFAQLLTPAEGNDAKLTVWITAVRSTDLPHLHSFTNGLELDRAAVDAGLTTPYHNGRTEGVNTRTKKIMRQMHGRAGFSLLRHRILLQ, encoded by the coding sequence CTGGCCAGGCGGCTTGACAAGACACAGAGGCACCGACTCACCAAAGCCTGCCCCGAGATGACTGGACTCGCCCGCCTGACCGGCGAGTTCGCGCAGCTGCTGACCCCGGCCGAGGGCAACGACGCCAAGCTCACCGTCTGGATCACCGCAGTTCGCTCCACCGACCTGCCCCACCTGCACTCCTTCACGAACGGCCTTGAGCTCGACCGCGCAGCCGTCGACGCCGGACTCACCACCCCGTACCACAACGGCCGCACCGAAGGCGTCAACACACGAACCAAGAAGATCATGAGGCAGATGCACGGCCGAGCCGGGTTCTCCCTGCTCCGCCACCGCATCCTCCTCCAGTGA
- a CDS encoding TetR/AcrR family transcriptional regulator encodes MADQKPTADLILRKASHLFSVKGFEGTSTRQIADAVGIRQPSLFHHFKSKAAIAEALFAYDCERSPLLRGQLELPDAEPAVTLYQMVRREVETELTSAYDLRGLYLTSVIDRPEFARWKLAYDTARTTGRSLLARGVATGDFIDHNIDLAGEIIGATLWQTIHWPHEKRPPADADEVAGMMLRMVLAHPGKLPAVRRAADHALLALRSLQRDSRG; translated from the coding sequence GTGGCAGACCAGAAACCGACAGCCGATCTGATCCTGCGCAAGGCATCGCACCTGTTCTCCGTGAAGGGATTCGAAGGCACCTCGACCCGGCAGATCGCCGACGCGGTGGGCATCCGACAGCCGTCGCTCTTCCACCACTTCAAGTCGAAAGCGGCCATCGCCGAGGCTCTTTTCGCCTACGACTGCGAACGCTCACCCCTGCTGCGCGGCCAGCTCGAACTCCCCGATGCCGAACCCGCCGTGACGCTCTACCAGATGGTGCGCCGCGAGGTCGAGACCGAGCTGACCAGCGCCTACGACCTGCGCGGCCTCTACCTCACCTCGGTCATCGACCGGCCCGAGTTCGCACGGTGGAAACTCGCCTACGACACGGCACGTACGACGGGACGCAGCTTGCTGGCCCGGGGCGTCGCAACCGGCGACTTCATCGACCACAACATCGACCTGGCAGGCGAGATCATCGGTGCCACGCTGTGGCAGACGATCCACTGGCCCCATGAGAAGCGGCCACCGGCAGACGCGGACGAGGTCGCCGGCATGATGCTGCGAATGGTCCTCGCGCACCCTGGCAAGCTCCCGGCCGTCCGCCGCGCCGCCGACCACGCACTGCTCGCACTGCGCTCACTCCAACGCGATTCCCGCGGGTGA
- a CDS encoding APC family permease: MDSSDTTAGTDRTADSDLSSDADGLKHGVIGTKHLVFFVVAAAAPLTVMAGFAPLAFSLGGQSAPVGYLAAGLVYLVFAVGFTAMSKYVTNAGAFYAYITEGLGRTCGAGAALVAYVGYTLGQIGFCAAAGLFASTAADSILGVDVPWGVCAVVIGLAVSVLAYRRVDIGARVLAVLLVAEVGLLALLTAAILLRGAPDGLTVQGFDPGGWSLSGMGSLFVITFVVYVGFEQTAVYAEEARDARRTVPRATYIAVVVLAFTYTVVAWALLMGIGPNRLAAVLTGSPQTLVFDLNEHYLGSVMTDVLRVLIVTSFFAGVLALHNAGSRYLYSLGRDGLVPRVLAHTSPRTASPTTAAAVQGVLVVASLVGFAFSDLDPYTQVVVWTNTPTLVAVLALQILTSVAVIRFFARDHRGEKAWHRWMAPALSVAALGGVLYLVCTQMDLLTGLGPWQNLLLTVPLLVAFVAGAARGRVVR; encoded by the coding sequence ATGGACTCCTCGGACACGACAGCCGGTACGGACCGGACAGCGGATTCAGACCTCTCATCCGACGCGGACGGCCTCAAGCACGGCGTCATCGGCACGAAACATCTCGTGTTCTTCGTGGTGGCCGCGGCGGCCCCGCTGACGGTGATGGCGGGGTTCGCACCCCTGGCCTTCTCGCTCGGCGGGCAGAGCGCGCCGGTCGGGTATCTCGCCGCGGGCCTGGTCTACCTGGTGTTCGCGGTCGGCTTCACCGCGATGAGCAAGTACGTCACCAACGCGGGAGCCTTCTACGCCTACATCACCGAGGGCCTGGGCCGTACGTGCGGTGCCGGTGCCGCTCTGGTCGCCTACGTCGGCTACACGCTGGGACAGATCGGGTTCTGCGCGGCCGCGGGCCTGTTCGCGTCCACGGCCGCCGACAGCATCCTCGGCGTCGACGTGCCCTGGGGCGTGTGTGCTGTGGTCATCGGGCTGGCCGTCAGTGTGCTGGCCTACCGCCGGGTGGACATCGGCGCCCGCGTCCTGGCAGTTCTCCTGGTGGCCGAGGTCGGACTGCTCGCGCTGCTCACGGCGGCGATCCTGTTGCGCGGCGCGCCCGACGGACTGACCGTCCAGGGCTTCGACCCGGGCGGGTGGTCGCTGTCCGGGATGGGCTCGCTGTTCGTGATCACGTTCGTGGTCTACGTCGGGTTCGAGCAGACCGCGGTGTATGCCGAAGAGGCCCGTGACGCGCGGCGTACCGTCCCTCGGGCGACGTACATCGCGGTCGTCGTACTCGCTTTCACCTACACCGTCGTCGCCTGGGCACTGCTGATGGGCATCGGTCCGAACCGGCTCGCCGCGGTGCTCACCGGCTCGCCGCAGACGCTGGTGTTCGACCTGAACGAGCACTACCTCGGGTCGGTGATGACCGATGTGCTCCGGGTGCTCATCGTGACCAGTTTCTTCGCCGGCGTGCTGGCGCTGCACAACGCCGGCTCCCGCTACCTCTACTCGCTGGGACGGGACGGTCTGGTGCCCCGTGTGCTCGCCCACACCTCTCCCCGAACCGCCAGCCCGACGACGGCCGCCGCGGTACAGGGGGTGCTGGTCGTCGCCTCGCTCGTCGGGTTCGCCTTCAGCGACCTGGACCCGTACACCCAGGTCGTGGTGTGGACCAACACGCCGACGCTCGTGGCTGTTCTGGCGCTGCAGATTCTCACCTCGGTCGCCGTGATCCGCTTCTTCGCCCGCGATCACCGCGGGGAGAAGGCCTGGCACCGCTGGATGGCGCCGGCCCTGTCCGTGGCGGCGCTGGGCGGTGTGCTCTACCTCGTCTGCACGCAGATGGACCTGCTGACAGGGCTGGGACCATGGCAGAACCTGCTCCTGACGGTGCCGCTGCTGGTGGCGTTCGTGGCGGGTGCGGCACGGGGCCGGGTGGTCCGGTGA
- a CDS encoding N,N-dimethylformamidase beta subunit family domain-containing protein encodes MTTPRYAWSIPGFAVERPTGTPDSGEIWCYTDRFSYTAGDEIGLRVHTTAPHYDVRVVRDGSTPVEVWSADALPGKAYPTPTDAYEVGCDWPVSTTFTVDPSWPSGLYLIVVGIEHQGRRVEREHFFVVRPPRPRAPYVLVLTTSTMTAYNDWGGANHYRGVGDDPYQDIPSPVLSTQRPVARGMLRLPPGAPRSANPATPGPGYVPRHPAYEWAHAHGYSRHHADAFWAAYERPFVVWAEQHGYELDYLTQHDLHEDHSALDGYACAVFVGHDEYWTWEMRDAVDQFVEGGGNAARFAGNYIWQVRLEDDGTTQVCYKDPATDPLRHIDPRRTTTAWDAPFIDRPGARTFGLTGLGGGYNRYGAATPRSTGGFTVYRPGHWALKDTDLYYGDVFGSAPTCIAAFELDGVDYTFRRGLPYPTHVDGAPDGLEIIAMTPAVVGEVDRWRGEVPLGAPREEAVGHMQALWGDDVPDRFQGEFHGAGMVAAFTRGAGQVFNAGTTEWVSGLIHRDPFTEQITHNVLRRFGAGEERT; translated from the coding sequence GTGACCACGCCCCGCTACGCCTGGTCGATCCCCGGCTTCGCCGTCGAACGGCCCACGGGCACGCCGGACTCGGGCGAGATCTGGTGCTACACGGACCGCTTCAGTTACACCGCTGGCGACGAGATCGGCCTGCGTGTCCACACCACGGCCCCCCACTACGACGTCCGTGTCGTGCGCGACGGCAGCACCCCCGTCGAGGTGTGGTCCGCCGACGCCCTGCCCGGCAAGGCCTACCCGACGCCCACCGACGCCTACGAGGTCGGTTGCGATTGGCCGGTGTCCACCACCTTCACCGTCGACCCCTCCTGGCCGTCCGGGCTGTATCTGATCGTGGTCGGCATCGAGCACCAGGGCCGCCGCGTCGAGCGCGAGCACTTCTTCGTGGTGCGCCCGCCCCGACCGCGTGCCCCGTACGTCCTCGTGCTGACGACCAGCACCATGACCGCCTACAACGACTGGGGCGGCGCCAACCACTACCGCGGCGTGGGCGACGACCCCTACCAGGACATCCCCTCTCCGGTGCTGTCGACGCAACGGCCCGTGGCACGGGGCATGCTCCGCCTGCCGCCGGGCGCCCCGCGCAGCGCCAACCCGGCGACCCCGGGCCCCGGTTACGTTCCCCGCCACCCGGCCTACGAGTGGGCGCACGCACACGGCTACTCCCGCCACCATGCCGACGCGTTCTGGGCCGCCTACGAACGCCCCTTCGTCGTCTGGGCGGAGCAGCACGGATACGAACTGGACTACCTCACCCAGCACGACCTGCACGAGGACCACTCGGCGCTGGACGGCTACGCCTGCGCCGTGTTCGTAGGCCACGACGAGTACTGGACCTGGGAGATGCGCGACGCCGTCGACCAGTTCGTCGAGGGCGGCGGCAACGCCGCGCGGTTCGCCGGGAACTACATCTGGCAGGTGCGCCTGGAGGACGACGGCACCACCCAGGTCTGCTATAAGGACCCGGCAACCGACCCGCTGCGCCACATCGACCCGCGCCGCACCACCACCGCCTGGGACGCGCCGTTCATCGACCGGCCCGGAGCCCGGACCTTCGGCCTGACCGGCCTCGGCGGCGGCTACAACCGGTACGGGGCGGCCACCCCGCGCAGCACCGGCGGCTTCACCGTCTACCGGCCTGGCCACTGGGCCCTGAAGGACACTGACCTGTACTACGGAGACGTGTTCGGCAGCGCGCCGACCTGTATCGCCGCCTTCGAACTGGACGGCGTCGACTACACCTTCCGCCGCGGTCTGCCGTATCCCACCCACGTCGACGGTGCCCCCGACGGGCTGGAGATCATCGCCATGACCCCGGCGGTCGTCGGCGAGGTCGACCGGTGGCGCGGCGAGGTCCCTCTCGGCGCCCCTCGGGAAGAAGCCGTCGGACACATGCAGGCGTTGTGGGGCGACGACGTGCCGGACCGCTTCCAGGGCGAGTTCCACGGCGCGGGCATGGTCGCCGCCTTCACCCGGGGCGCCGGACAGGTCTTCAACGCCGGTACGACGGAATGGGTCAGCGGCCTCATCCACCGCGACCCCTTCACCGAGCAGATCACCCACAACGTGCTGCGGCGTTTCGGCGCCGGGGAGGAACGGACATGA
- a CDS encoding cupin domain-containing protein: MSGIDSIRALKVGSGERVVPVWGEGDASPDWRETEWRGFGRDEEHPFAGAWEGEPGTLRLESYPYDEVCVMLSGRVALIDTSGKRREFAAGEAFFVPRGFSGVWETVEPASKIFVALFTQE, from the coding sequence ATGAGCGGCATCGACAGCATCCGCGCCCTGAAGGTCGGGAGCGGCGAGCGCGTCGTACCCGTCTGGGGCGAAGGCGACGCCAGTCCCGACTGGCGGGAAACGGAATGGCGCGGCTTCGGCCGGGACGAGGAACATCCCTTCGCCGGCGCCTGGGAGGGCGAGCCGGGCACGCTGCGACTGGAGTCGTACCCGTATGACGAGGTGTGCGTCATGCTCTCCGGCCGGGTGGCCCTGATCGACACCAGCGGCAAGCGACGCGAATTCGCTGCCGGCGAGGCGTTCTTCGTCCCCCGAGGCTTCAGCGGCGTGTGGGAGACCGTCGAACCAGCGAGCAAGATCTTTGTGGCGCTCTTCACGCAGGAGTAG
- a CDS encoding IS630 family transposase — protein MIELYTCPPEGATVVCADELGPVIPRTFPPAPGWSPDGHRIKSEADYSRGPEKTWVYGALRVRDGHEVTMTASSRNSAFYQQFLQRVEAANPAGDIYVVTDNLSSHNSLSTRTWLEGHPRIRHVFIPVGACWLNLQEGWWRIFRKAALAGQSFAGPPEIDQATRLATAQLNTRARHWVWGRPAPSTRVLRRRYVYSV, from the coding sequence ATCATCGAGCTCTACACCTGCCCGCCCGAAGGCGCCACGGTCGTCTGCGCCGACGAGCTCGGACCGGTGATCCCCCGTACCTTCCCGCCGGCGCCGGGCTGGTCGCCGGACGGTCACCGCATCAAGTCCGAGGCCGACTACAGTCGCGGGCCGGAGAAGACCTGGGTCTACGGCGCTCTGCGGGTACGGGACGGACACGAAGTCACCATGACCGCCTCTTCCCGAAACAGCGCCTTCTACCAGCAGTTTCTTCAAAGGGTTGAGGCGGCCAATCCGGCCGGCGATATCTACGTGGTCACCGACAACCTGTCCTCGCACAACAGCCTGTCCACCCGGACCTGGCTTGAGGGTCACCCCAGAATCCGGCACGTCTTCATCCCTGTCGGCGCCTGCTGGCTCAACCTCCAGGAGGGCTGGTGGCGCATCTTCCGCAAAGCTGCCCTCGCGGGCCAGTCCTTCGCCGGACCACCCGAGATCGACCAAGCCACCCGCCTGGCAACAGCCCAGCTCAATACACGAGCCCGACACTGGGTATGGGGAAGACCCGCGCCTTCAACCCGTGTCCTACGCCGCCGATATGTGTACTCCGTTTGA
- a CDS encoding helix-turn-helix domain-containing protein, producing the protein MRCNPKTVRRWLHRFNRFGLDGLEDLGGQGRKRRIIETERSTIIGLVKQPPPGRLTVQADGELAAADESGSAEWTLDALAAEAGRMGIEVGRSQVRRILLAEGVRWRRTRSWTRSKDADFEGKGHGSSSSTPARPKAPRSSAPTSSDR; encoded by the coding sequence TTGAGGTGCAATCCCAAGACAGTTCGCCGGTGGCTGCACCGCTTCAACCGCTTCGGCCTGGACGGGCTGGAGGACCTGGGTGGACAGGGCCGGAAGCGGCGGATCATCGAGACGGAACGCTCAACAATCATCGGTCTGGTCAAACAGCCGCCCCCAGGTCGGCTGACCGTGCAGGCCGACGGCGAGCTGGCCGCGGCGGATGAGTCCGGGTCGGCGGAGTGGACCCTCGACGCGCTGGCCGCCGAGGCCGGACGAATGGGCATCGAGGTCGGTCGCAGCCAGGTCCGCCGGATCCTGCTGGCCGAGGGCGTGCGCTGGCGCCGCACCCGTTCCTGGACCCGGTCGAAGGACGCGGACTTCGAGGGAAAAGGACACGGATCATCGAGCTCTACACCTGCCCGCCCGAAGGCGCCACGGTCGTCTGCGCCGACGAGCTCGGACCGGTGA
- a CDS encoding MBL fold metallo-hydrolase: MTPAPSPAPDTAGTAHAVAPGVYAWTQHDGSWWINNAGFVTTDDHTVLIDTCATENRTRDLVAAVDRAAPGTPIRYLVNTHLHGDHTHGNSLLPRTTVVIAHEATREGILTDTVIDGCPPIWQPVPDWGAVTRRAPDLTIRTALTLHSDSHPIELHHPGHPAHTSGDLIAWLPEQRVLFAGDLLFHRVTPLVFMGSLDGALRSLDWIASFAPEHVVPGHGPVIDAHALPAVLDHHRAYYRLVHTTAQAGLRDGLTPLQAARTCRLGPFADLPDVERIVLNLHRAYADTTGHPFDLPQAFTDAITYNSGPLRTRV, translated from the coding sequence ATGACCCCCGCACCGAGCCCGGCACCGGACACGGCAGGCACCGCCCACGCCGTGGCCCCCGGCGTGTACGCCTGGACACAGCACGACGGCTCCTGGTGGATCAACAACGCCGGGTTCGTCACCACCGACGACCACACCGTCCTCATCGACACCTGCGCCACCGAGAACCGCACCCGGGACCTGGTCGCCGCCGTCGACCGGGCGGCACCGGGCACACCGATCCGCTACCTGGTCAACACCCACCTGCACGGCGACCACACCCACGGCAACAGCCTGCTGCCCCGCACCACGGTAGTCATCGCACACGAAGCCACCCGCGAAGGCATCCTGACCGACACCGTCATCGACGGCTGCCCGCCGATCTGGCAGCCCGTGCCCGACTGGGGCGCGGTCACCCGGCGCGCCCCGGACCTCACCATCCGCACAGCACTCACCCTGCACAGCGACAGCCATCCCATCGAACTCCACCACCCCGGCCACCCCGCGCACACCAGCGGCGACCTGATCGCCTGGCTCCCCGAACAACGCGTGCTGTTCGCCGGAGACCTGCTCTTCCACCGCGTCACCCCGCTGGTGTTCATGGGCTCCCTGGACGGCGCCCTGCGCTCCCTGGACTGGATCGCCTCCTTCGCACCCGAACACGTGGTGCCGGGCCACGGCCCCGTCATCGACGCACACGCCCTGCCGGCGGTGCTCGACCACCACCGCGCGTACTACCGACTCGTCCACACCACCGCCCAGGCCGGCCTGCGCGACGGCCTCACACCCCTGCAAGCGGCGCGCACCTGCCGCCTCGGCCCATTCGCCGACCTGCCCGACGTGGAACGCATCGTCCTCAACCTGCACCGCGCCTACGCCGACACCACCGGCCACCCCTTCGATCTGCCCCAGGCATTCACCGACGCGATCACCTACAACTCCGGCCCCCTGCGCACCCGGGTCTGA
- a CDS encoding fumarylacetoacetate hydrolase family protein codes for MRFVTYTETDGDGGDRVGVLDADDLVHALPSGIRLIDLLDDPQRLHDAADDALRDPRAVHSYASLRLRAPIPQPPTVRDFMTFESHVEGVARLGGPEAGPPEQWYEAPAFYFTNPYAIQGPQDDVRIPPGCTRFDFELEVAAVIGRGGRDLSVAEAESHIAGYVLMNDWSARDVQFNEMQVRLGPAKGKDSATTLGPVFVTPDELEPYRAGNAYGLRMTAAVNGRVVGEDMWSNMAFSYAQMIAYASRGTKVRTGDILGSGTCGGGCLAELWGRRGLDAHPPLAQGDTVTLSVEHLGTQTCRVTERAERPVGDLRATSHPHHGGRP; via the coding sequence ATGCGCTTCGTCACCTACACCGAAACCGACGGCGACGGCGGTGACCGCGTCGGTGTACTCGACGCCGACGACCTTGTCCACGCGCTGCCATCCGGTATCCGTCTCATCGACCTGCTCGACGACCCGCAGCGGTTGCACGACGCCGCGGACGACGCGCTGCGCGATCCCCGTGCCGTGCACTCCTACGCCTCGCTCCGGCTGCGGGCGCCGATTCCCCAGCCGCCGACCGTGCGGGACTTCATGACCTTCGAGAGCCATGTCGAGGGCGTGGCCAGGCTGGGCGGACCGGAGGCAGGACCGCCCGAGCAGTGGTACGAGGCGCCGGCCTTCTACTTCACCAACCCCTATGCCATCCAGGGCCCGCAGGACGACGTGCGCATCCCGCCGGGCTGCACGCGCTTCGACTTCGAACTGGAGGTCGCCGCCGTGATCGGCCGAGGTGGCCGGGACCTGAGCGTCGCCGAGGCCGAGTCCCACATCGCCGGATACGTGCTGATGAACGACTGGTCCGCGCGCGACGTGCAGTTCAACGAGATGCAGGTTCGCCTCGGCCCTGCGAAGGGCAAGGACAGCGCCACCACGCTCGGCCCGGTGTTCGTCACCCCCGACGAACTGGAGCCCTACCGGGCGGGCAACGCCTACGGCCTGCGGATGACGGCGGCCGTCAACGGCAGAGTCGTCGGCGAGGACATGTGGAGCAACATGGCCTTCAGCTACGCCCAGATGATCGCCTACGCCTCCCGTGGCACCAAGGTCCGCACCGGCGACATCCTCGGCTCCGGGACCTGCGGCGGCGGCTGCCTGGCCGAACTGTGGGGACGACGCGGGCTCGACGCCCACCCTCCCCTGGCCCAGGGAGACACCGTCACCCTGAGCGTCGAGCACCTGGGCACCCAGACCTGCCGCGTGACCGAGCGCGCCGAGCGCCCCGTCGGTGATCTGCGGGCCACCTCGCACCCGCACCACGGAGGCCGCCCATGA